GGTTCTTGCTCTTGGTTGAAGACGGAGTAATTCCTGGCTTGCCCGAAGATCTCAATGAGGATGCTATTGGGGTAGTGGAAGCCGATCGCCTCAACTGTCGAGGGGTGGTCACTTTTGGCGATTTCATCACTGGTGACTGTGGCCTGCTCTTATGTACCACAGCACTCTGCTCCTTACTTATGCTGCTAATCTGGACCAGACAAAGAAAGGGGACCAGCAGTATGATCAAAGCATGTATAATCAAGATCTTTCAATGATGGTCAAGAAATTTTGTTTATCATATACCTTTGAGGGAGCTTTGGCTTACTCGACTTTGCACTCTTCACTTCATACTTTGGAGTGGCTTTTGTCTCGATTTCACAATGTGGCTGAACTTCCATGACATCATCTTGAGATCCAATAGAAGGAACCACTTCTTGCACATCCTTCACGAAATTGTGCTCTTCTGGTCTCTCCATGTTGTGGAGCACTTCTACCACTTCCTTCACCAAGTTAATTTCCCTCTGGTTCACCCAAGTCGCTGATTTCGAGATTTCTCTCCGGTTCTACTTGCACTCCCACAACCAACAAGCTTTGACATTCAATAGTAATCAAGTCATCCTCGTTCGGGTCTTCACTGTACAAAGCATTTGCCTCAGCTAACAAGCTCATCTCTTGTTTAATTGCTCCGAAGTGACTTTGATCCTCGTGCGTATTGATCTCAAACGTGGCCTCATCGACATCCCTATTCAGATCTCCATTTCTTTCACCCGTTGGCCACGAATCAGCCAtcattttcttctcctcatCCAGTAACTCGGCCTTTTGAGCAGCGATCTTCTTGTAATGCGCTTCAAAGTAGGCCCTTTTCATGGCCACTGATCCAGGCGCAGCACACTTCTCTACTTCTTCCATATATTTATTAGGCGAAAAGGATGACCATCTCTCCCAAGAGAGCGAATCACCCCCAAACCTACCAAATGAAACAGATGCTTCAAGAGCAGCATTTGAAGCAGCTGTTGTCTCTCCCATCTGCTTTCATGAAGATCAAGAACCACACACTGTCTTCAGACACCTAATCCCAGTATTACTGACAAACCCCGACTCAAGTAACTTTAGAATAAGGCATAAAAACCATGAGCAGTCAACTATGAAGTACCAGTACAGGCATGGAAATGGAATGGATTTCATCAAACAGAGTAAATGGGAGTCATTTCCACAGATCCAAAGAGGAAGAAACCTCACCTTAGCAAAAGATTACTTTACGACGGAGCTATTTCACCAGCCACACAAGCTGTGCAAAACCATTGCCACCTGTTGCCCAGCTGGGAATTTCACCAATCTATCTACTCAGAGACAGTGAGGGTCCATGTAATGTGCCATTCAGGATGAGGACAAAAGGGAAAGGATTGAAAATTGCAACCAATgcagaagagaaagagatgagGATAGCATAAGCATGTGCTCCGTTTCTTTCCCATTGCTTCTTGTCATTTTCACAGTCCTGGGAAGGGGCTGTCTATTTCTGGTTCTTTTGGAAACTCCCATCATCCATCCTCACAAAAAGTAAAACCATGATGAAGGTAAGAGAGACAGGGAAAGGAACCGTCGAAAAGGATAGCAGAAGGCCCCAACTCAACTAGGTTTCAATGGAAAGTTTCCACCTTTTTCACTGTAATCTTGCAGTCACTGCTTTGGGAACTGAGAAAAGTTGGACTGAGAGAGTTCAACCTCGAGTGAAGAGGAGAAAAGTTACGGCAACGGAAAGACCCATCAAATGGGACATAAACAATGGGATTAGTTGGCTCAATGCGGAATCAAAGTGGACTGACTGACTAATAAAAGCAGGATGGAGGCAGCTGTTCTTTAACCATTTTCTGAGGCCCCCCACCTGCAGTCGGATCAAAGAGGCTTGAAGGTGATGAGACCAGCAATCAGAGCATGTTGCAAGGTAAAGGCCCCACCTAGGCAAAGTGTCTCGAGAGGGTGTCTGCGGGACAGAGGAGAAGACAGGGATGGATGGAGGGAGGCATATGTGACAAAAGCCTTCCATTAAATGATCTCCACTTAGTTGAACCAGAACAACATCAATAATTGTCAGAACTGTCCGAAGGCCAAAAAGCGACGTCGCTGGAGGCATCGGAACGTGATTGTGGGAGTAGAGTCGCCATCCGAAGCAGCGTGTTCTccttcggcaaaaaaaaaaagaagaagaagaagaagaaagaaaaagaaaaaagaaaatttatatttaaaaaaaaaataattaaaattcgatttttaaaataattattttaaaaattataaaattatccattaaattttgttgtataaaattattttaacaataccattttttcaaatatatatatatataataaattaagtttaattaaatgggtcgggtatgagtTGGGATGGGCcaaaattttcagatttaataaacgggtcataaacgggttaaatggatCGATTTTGGGCCTGGGACCAcggcgacccgacccaaacccgacccgacccacccgctTAACTGTCTACCTatgacattaattttttttatccgaCATTGAATGTCGTTTTTTCATTTGATAGTTGACATCTAGTCTTTTTATTCGGCAATTTTCCAGACAACATAGAAAAGGTCGTGAAATTGTGTTCGACATAGACTCTGTATAATCCATAACATCAATGTTAGAAATGAGCTCGGCTTTTAGGGGTGTGGGATCTTGCCATTAGAGACCTAAATTTGATCATCCAAGACCCAGGTCCAACTGTCAAGGTTTGAGTTATCGTCCCAGGGACCTAGGTCTAGTTTAGGAGCTTAAGTTTGGTCGTGAAAGTCTCAACTCCAATAATTGACAAAAGAAGTGACACGAGTTTGGTTACGAAATGGGTTGATCCAGTTTACTCTTCTAGACccctttagttttttttctacCAATATTCAACCGAGCTCATCAATAGCCAACCGTCCATTAACCCATTTTAACCCTATATGCTCTTTTCTCAAAACAATCAATCTATCGAACAGCTTTATCTAAATCCCTAACAAAGCGTCATCTAGATCTACCACTACGGGGGAATTATCTACTCGTTATGCTAGTGAGATCGTCCCCTCATGATAGTGATCGTTCGTCTCAAATTCACTGGAACCCTATTTTCAAGCCCACTTTAGCCTAAGTCCACGGGAGTGCAAACAGACCGCATTCTACATACCTCAGAATGTTTCGAGTTAGCAAAATCAGAAAACGCCCTTCAACTTGCTTGCTTAGATAGTCTACACTTGCCTAGCACACTAGTGGACCTATTTGCCATCTCTCGCGACGAAATGTGAGGTTTGGGCACGAGGGACTGACCACCAAGTAAGTAATTGTCTTGTTATAGATACTGATTGCGTTGATTGCTAAGGTCGCTCCCAAGCGGCCTCCTTTACTAGAGGTGACAACTGGTTGGACCCGGAGCCGGTCCAAGCATTAAAGTCGGGTCTAATCTCTCGACCTAGACCACCCAATGTCCATCACCAATTGTTTGTATTCGAAATTCAGGATGGGCCGGGCTTGACTTGGACCCAACTGGGCTAGGCCAAGCTTTCTCGCTAGCTGGTCTTGTCGAAGCCAGTCGAAAATGTCTTAATCTCTTGTGGCTAAGGCAAGCCTTTGGGCAAGCTTGCAAGTCATCAGATTCATGATCAgatctattttttaattatatgatTTGGCGGTCGTAGTGCCCGGTTTCTAACCAATCGTCGCATCAAGGGTGAGAATCGCGGTTGGGGAGTGTCTTTCCTTCCATTGACAAACACATGCAAAACAAATCCGTACTCGCGCTGTTGTCATTCTTTTGGGCCGATAAGGGGTCGACAGGCAACCCGATTACAGGTAAATGGGCTCTATTGGTCTTGACCATGTTTTAGCCCATTTAGTCACTTTATATAGCCAATGTAATCGTAAAATGAGCTAAAAAGATCACCCATGTTGCAAAATCTAATTATATCATTTCATTCATGGTAGGTttgtttttgcaaaaataaataatttggaaaataatttcctaaaagtGATCGCTTGTATTGTTTATCAAAATAAACGAATTAAAGATATTCTCAttgttcataaaaatatttagacatagaTTGTTgtacataatgaaaatattttacattaacTAGtcatttaaaatgataaaagtgttcaaaccatttattttctgtaaaaacaaacaaagtctCGCTAAATCAAATTCTTTATGTCATCCCGAATCACACAATATTGGCCACCGTTTTATTAATAtcttcaaaaaaacaaaaagcggAATTCAGTTACTCCTCATGGTTTGAGGTCATTCATGTAATTTACGTGTCAGCTAAGGCACAACTTTATTTTGCCTCCTGCTCAAGTTTTCCTAGAtctgaccaaaaagaaaaggttttcgCTGGGTGGGTGGGCCCATTTAGTGtacaaagaataaaaattctcCTCTTTTCCGGTTTCTAACATTATCCAAGGTAATGTGTTAAAATCCAACAATCTTGTAATAAAACCACGTATTTTAGACATGACCTAGAGCATGTAGAGtttataaaaccatcatctaGAACATTCATTAGTATAGCTGTTCCGGCATAGAGGGACTTATCGGTTTAATTCATTCAAAATTTATccctttttttactttttaattcaaa
The nucleotide sequence above comes from Eucalyptus grandis isolate ANBG69807.140 chromosome 2, ASM1654582v1, whole genome shotgun sequence. Encoded proteins:
- the LOC120290965 gene encoding protein WVD2-like 7; translated protein: MGETTAASNAALEASVSFGRFGGDSLSWERWSSFSPNKYMEEVEKCAAPGSVAMKRAYFEAHYKKIAAQKAELLDEEKKMMADSWPTGERNGDLNRDVDEATFEINTHEDQSHFGAIKQEMSLLAEANALYSEDPNEDDLITIECQSLLVVGVQVEPERNLEISDLGEPEGN